One genomic region from Microcystis panniformis FACHB-1757 encodes:
- a CDS encoding aldose epimerase family protein: MTFTITQNQNQYLTYCLKDEEADAYLEVVPARGGIITRWQICGEDIFYLDRERFKDPNLSVRGGVPILFPICGNLPDNTYQHQGRNYTLKQHGFARDLPWQVSKQSTETAANLTLELNSNEATRQVYPFDFKLIFTYQLQGNSLKIHQKVINLSPEKMPFSIGFHPYFKVTDKTRLSFDIPSSQYLDQGTKTLHSYSGNFDFNLEEIDAAFLQITRHQSSFSDSYHQRQIVIGYDDLYTTIVFWTLKDKNYICLEPWSAPRNALNTGEHLTYLEPHSSREAIVEMRVNQI; encoded by the coding sequence ATGACCTTTACTATCACTCAAAACCAAAATCAATATCTTACCTATTGTCTCAAGGATGAAGAGGCTGACGCTTATCTGGAAGTGGTTCCCGCTAGGGGAGGAATCATCACCCGTTGGCAAATTTGCGGAGAAGATATTTTCTATCTGGACAGAGAAAGATTCAAAGATCCTAACCTCAGCGTCCGCGGAGGAGTCCCGATTTTATTCCCTATCTGTGGCAACTTACCCGATAATACCTATCAACACCAAGGCCGAAACTATACCCTGAAACAACACGGATTTGCTCGTGATTTACCCTGGCAAGTGAGCAAACAAAGCACCGAAACTGCCGCTAATTTAACCCTAGAATTAAACAGTAATGAAGCCACTCGTCAAGTCTATCCTTTTGATTTTAAATTAATCTTTACCTATCAATTGCAAGGAAACAGCCTCAAAATTCACCAAAAAGTAATTAATCTTTCCCCCGAAAAAATGCCCTTTTCTATCGGGTTTCATCCCTATTTTAAAGTGACAGATAAAACCCGATTATCCTTTGATATTCCCTCCTCCCAATACCTCGACCAAGGCACGAAGACCCTCCATTCCTACTCCGGCAACTTTGACTTTAATCTCGAAGAAATTGATGCCGCTTTTCTGCAAATTACGCGCCATCAAAGTAGTTTTAGCGATTCCTATCATCAACGTCAAATTGTTATCGGTTACGACGATCTCTATACAACTATAGTTTTTTGGACCCTGAAAGACAAAAATTATATCTGTCTCGAACCCTGGAGCGCCCCCCGCAACGCCCTTAACACAGGCGAACATTTGACCTACCTAGAACCCCATAGTAGCCGTGAGGCGATCGTGGAAATGCGAGTCAATCAAATTTAA
- the tsaB gene encoding tRNA (adenosine(37)-N6)-threonylcarbamoyltransferase complex dimerization subunit type 1 TsaB, translated as MSSPVYGLALHTSSPQLGLALSNFSDDSRQQTWDLDRDLSNLFHPYLKQFLAPQKWADLAFLATAKGPGSFTSTRIGIVTARTLAQQLQLPIFTVSSLAAFAWSQRDFYPLDTHLALEMPATRGQLYVGIYRGNRVYLADSLMTLEQWQHTLENLTISYQRLATPSYLGINAPDILDLAHLDWQTGKRPHWSEALPFYGM; from the coding sequence TTGTCTTCCCCTGTCTATGGATTAGCCTTGCATACCAGCAGTCCCCAACTAGGACTGGCCCTCTCTAATTTCAGCGATGATAGTCGTCAACAAACTTGGGACTTAGACAGGGACTTATCAAACCTATTCCACCCCTATCTAAAACAGTTCCTAGCCCCGCAAAAATGGGCTGATTTAGCCTTTCTAGCCACTGCTAAGGGGCCGGGGAGCTTTACCAGTACCCGCATCGGTATAGTCACCGCTAGAACCCTAGCACAACAATTACAGCTACCGATTTTTACCGTCTCCAGTTTAGCGGCCTTTGCTTGGTCACAACGGGATTTTTATCCCCTTGATACCCATCTAGCCCTAGAAATGCCCGCCACTAGGGGACAATTGTATGTGGGTATCTATCGGGGTAATCGGGTTTATTTAGCTGATAGCCTGATGACTTTGGAACAATGGCAGCACACTTTAGAAAACTTAACTATTTCCTATCAAAGATTAGCTACACCCAGTTATTTAGGCATAAATGCCCCCGATATCCTCGATTTAGCCCATTTGGACTGGCAAACGGGAAAACGCCCCCATTGGTCGGAGGCGCTACCATTTTACGGGATGTGA